The Mesorhizobium sp. M1D.F.Ca.ET.043.01.1.1 genome contains a region encoding:
- a CDS encoding ABC transporter permease → MTMSTLETKVASQARPSDALRHLGVGDMSRVAVLIALLIAGQAITPSFLSLANIHVILLAVAAIGIMAYGMTLVVITGEIDLSIAGVAILSCIAGGLLIPTGSAALVIGATLLTGLAIGLINGILVAALGIPSLITTLGMLGISRALANIFSGGQALYPEPIAAYLWLGRGDLAGIPLPVVLLVVLGAAAIALTKYSIFGRALYATGGNVKAAALSGINVVGVRAAVFAISGACAALAGMLESARLSYINPAGFEGMELSVLAVTVLGGAALSGGSGSIIGTVVAALIIGIVNNLLNQLGVSIYLQQVVTAAVILAVVMPGMWQRGIAK, encoded by the coding sequence ATGACCATGAGTACTCTTGAAACCAAGGTCGCCTCACAGGCGCGGCCTTCCGACGCCTTGCGGCACCTCGGCGTCGGCGACATGAGCCGCGTCGCGGTGTTGATCGCGCTGCTTATTGCGGGGCAGGCGATCACACCGTCCTTTCTGTCCCTCGCCAACATCCATGTCATACTTCTCGCCGTGGCTGCGATTGGCATCATGGCCTACGGAATGACACTGGTGGTGATCACCGGTGAGATCGACTTGTCGATCGCCGGGGTCGCGATCCTATCCTGCATAGCCGGCGGGCTGTTGATCCCGACAGGCTCCGCGGCGCTCGTCATCGGCGCCACCTTGCTCACGGGCCTTGCCATCGGCCTGATCAACGGCATTCTCGTCGCCGCGCTGGGTATTCCCTCGCTGATAACCACGCTCGGCATGCTCGGCATAAGCCGCGCGCTAGCCAACATCTTCTCGGGTGGCCAGGCGCTTTATCCCGAACCGATCGCCGCCTACCTCTGGCTCGGCCGCGGCGACCTCGCAGGCATCCCGCTGCCGGTCGTGCTGCTCGTCGTGCTGGGCGCAGCCGCGATCGCGCTCACCAAATACTCGATCTTCGGGCGTGCACTCTACGCGACCGGCGGCAACGTCAAGGCGGCCGCATTGTCCGGCATCAATGTCGTCGGCGTCCGCGCCGCTGTGTTCGCGATTTCCGGCGCCTGCGCGGCGCTTGCCGGCATGCTTGAAAGCGCCAGGCTGTCCTACATCAATCCAGCGGGCTTCGAAGGCATGGAGCTTTCTGTTCTGGCGGTCACCGTGCTGGGAGGCGCAGCGCTTTCCGGGGGCTCGGGCTCGATCATCGGTACGGTTGTGGCTGCCCTGATCATCGGCATCGTCAACAACCTTCTCAATCAGCTCGGTGTCAGCATCTATCTGCAGCAGGTCGTGACCGCGGCAGTCATCCTTGCCGTCGTGATGCCCGGCATGTGGCAGCGGGGGATTGCCAAATGA
- a CDS encoding FAD-dependent oxidoreductase: MIVGGGHAGGRVAERLRHGGFVGPIDVAGIETEVPYERPPLSKGVLTSAGVPANAYLLSPARWNEIGVRFHLGVEAVGIDRREKIVALSNGASLSYRKLVLATGLSPRRIRSLEPFAAHTFYLRSFSDALALRERVVAGARLVLVGAGLIGLEVAASAVKLGAAVTVLEAAERPLSRLLPPYLSQWLADLHERAGVRILCGRQVVSSETLDAAGRLHLDDGSLLEADLVLVGIGGTPNDRIAGEAGLHIDNGIVVNEFGKTSDPDIFAAGDVAAHENRVFGQRWRLESWKNAEDQAAVVASYLCGNPSPYSEVPWFWTDQYDLNVQVAGMPGAGEPAFERGKPGERAYLAYFTTGGRLIGAIGVGCGRDIRIAREMIKAGARPDGAELVRRGFTRFGDELGRQAS, from the coding sequence GTGATCGTCGGCGGAGGACACGCCGGCGGCCGCGTCGCGGAAAGGTTGCGGCACGGCGGCTTTGTCGGGCCGATCGACGTGGCCGGAATCGAAACGGAGGTGCCTTACGAGCGGCCGCCTTTGTCCAAGGGTGTGCTGACATCGGCGGGCGTGCCGGCAAATGCCTATCTGCTATCACCGGCACGGTGGAACGAGATCGGCGTGCGGTTCCATCTGGGTGTCGAGGCGGTCGGCATAGACCGGCGAGAGAAGATCGTGGCTCTCTCTAACGGCGCCAGCCTCTCCTACCGGAAGCTGGTTTTGGCGACGGGATTGTCGCCCCGCCGGATCCGATCACTTGAGCCCTTCGCGGCACACACCTTCTATCTTCGCTCGTTCTCGGATGCGCTCGCGCTGCGCGAGCGCGTCGTGGCTGGCGCGCGGTTGGTGCTTGTCGGAGCGGGGCTGATCGGCCTGGAGGTCGCTGCAAGCGCGGTCAAGCTCGGTGCGGCGGTGACGGTTCTGGAAGCCGCCGAGCGGCCGTTGAGCCGACTGCTTCCGCCTTATCTTTCACAATGGCTCGCCGATCTCCATGAACGGGCAGGCGTACGCATTCTCTGTGGTCGCCAAGTCGTTTCCTCCGAGACGCTGGATGCCGCTGGACGCCTCCATCTCGATGACGGGTCGCTGCTGGAGGCCGACCTTGTTCTGGTCGGCATCGGCGGGACGCCGAACGACCGGATCGCCGGCGAAGCCGGCCTGCATATCGACAACGGCATCGTCGTCAATGAGTTCGGGAAGACCAGCGATCCCGATATCTTCGCCGCCGGCGATGTCGCGGCGCATGAGAATCGCGTCTTCGGCCAGCGCTGGCGGTTGGAGTCGTGGAAGAATGCGGAAGACCAGGCGGCCGTCGTTGCGTCCTATCTGTGCGGCAATCCATCCCCTTACAGCGAAGTGCCCTGGTTCTGGACGGATCAATATGACCTCAATGTTCAAGTGGCGGGGATGCCGGGTGCAGGAGAGCCGGCATTTGAGCGCGGCAAGCCAGGCGAGCGCGCCTATCTGGCGTATTTCACGACTGGTGGCCGGCTGATTGGTGCAATCGGCGTCGGCTGCGGCCGCGACATCCGCATCGCGCGCGAGATGATCAAGGCAGGCGCAAGGCCGGACGGCGCCGAACTCGTTCGTAGGGGCTTCACGCGCTTCGGCGATGAACTCGGCAGGCAGGCGTCATGA
- a CDS encoding fatty acid desaturase produces the protein MQGDNSASYAGIGGIGSKIWPLTGPEMISRDKLKTLRTRSNGPGLIRLAVHLTALVLGVLAVYLSGGTPWLLIPSMLAYGIVIVLLFAPLHECSHGTAFHSRWINHAVGFAAAAFTFRPFFYFKYRHAAHHTFTQHEDHDPDIVPFPTSLRDYFGQIIGLSFWPKLVGTLWRGTTGRFTEEEREFLPESVWKQVMLEIRLLVLFYVAVAAVSIYFGSTIALVYWLLPRVMGEPVLRAIRMAEHTGAEESPNLLANTRTTLANPLLRMLYWNMPYHAEHHLASSVPFHALGRLHDEVSPHLQCVSKSYFHVHREIIREVLRNGRAGATPAGQGA, from the coding sequence ATGCAAGGCGATAATTCCGCGAGCTATGCTGGGATCGGTGGCATCGGCAGCAAGATATGGCCGCTGACGGGACCGGAGATGATTTCACGCGACAAGCTGAAGACGCTTCGCACGCGGTCCAACGGACCGGGGCTGATCAGATTGGCGGTCCATCTTACGGCCCTGGTTCTCGGCGTGCTTGCCGTCTACCTCTCCGGTGGAACGCCTTGGCTGCTGATACCTTCGATGCTCGCTTACGGCATCGTCATCGTGCTGCTGTTCGCGCCCTTGCATGAATGCTCGCACGGCACCGCTTTCCATTCGCGATGGATCAACCACGCCGTCGGTTTTGCGGCCGCTGCCTTTACCTTCCGCCCGTTTTTCTACTTCAAATACCGGCACGCCGCGCACCATACGTTCACGCAACACGAGGACCATGATCCGGATATCGTGCCGTTCCCGACGTCGCTTCGCGACTATTTCGGGCAGATAATCGGCCTTTCCTTCTGGCCGAAGCTGGTCGGCACGCTGTGGCGCGGCACGACTGGGCGCTTCACCGAGGAAGAGCGTGAGTTCCTGCCGGAATCGGTCTGGAAACAGGTGATGCTAGAAATCCGGCTGCTCGTCCTCTTCTATGTCGCCGTCGCCGCCGTCTCGATCTATTTCGGCAGCACGATCGCGCTGGTCTATTGGCTGCTGCCCCGGGTGATGGGCGAGCCGGTGCTGCGCGCCATCCGCATGGCCGAGCACACCGGCGCCGAGGAAAGTCCGAACCTGCTCGCCAACACCCGGACCACGCTCGCGAACCCGTTGCTCAGGATGCTCTACTGGAACATGCCGTACCATGCGGAGCACCACCTCGCTTCCTCGGTGCCGTTTCATGCGCTGGGCCGGCTTCACGACGAGGTCTCGCCGCATCTTCAATGCGTCAGCAAGAGTTACTTCCATGTGCATCGCGAGATCATTCGCGAGGTGCTGCGCAATGGCCGCGCCGGCGCCACGCCTGCCGGGCAGGGGGCTTGA
- a CDS encoding FGGY family carbohydrate kinase, whose amino-acid sequence MSGHLTLGIDIGTTNVKAAILDTNTGKVMASGSQEHPLFHPFPGWAEQDASNYWSAVVSSVRQCLEQGRFADDIAAVALSGLVGVTLPVNDQGKPLRQAMIWMDSRSEEECEDIRRSVGEATINKNNGNRVAPWFIDPKALWIKKHEPHVFNATHKFLSPSGYCTYRMCGNFTMNTGDAGLAYAYEYREERWNESVAKAIGIPMEKLPRLYQSHEVVGEVTRQAAEETGLRPGTIVAAGGTDISSAALGVGVTKAGEAYYSMGTGSNLGIMIPTEQSVEEYRILKWPHVLPGLTMFDGPMAFTGASLKWFRDQFGDAEFRLAERMGHNVFDLFTEQAKRVPACSDGLLYLPYLGNTLSPNWNSNACGNFFGVRPTTTRAHFIRALIEGVAFDLYSNVRIANAAGVKVDGLILNGGPTKSRFWNQITASVVNLPLKTPDIGEAAPIGDAILAGVAAGIYKSPTEPLASIVRIKETVDPDPKLHERYRDFFEVWSSVYQNLRGDMDRHRALLNKYHSA is encoded by the coding sequence ATGAGCGGACATCTTACGCTCGGCATCGATATCGGCACGACCAATGTGAAGGCGGCGATCCTCGACACCAACACCGGCAAGGTGATGGCGTCCGGCTCGCAGGAGCATCCGCTGTTTCACCCGTTTCCCGGCTGGGCCGAACAGGATGCGTCGAACTACTGGAGCGCAGTGGTCTCGTCCGTGAGGCAATGCCTGGAACAGGGCCGCTTCGCCGACGACATCGCGGCTGTGGCGCTTTCGGGCCTTGTCGGCGTAACGCTGCCCGTCAACGATCAGGGTAAGCCGTTGCGGCAGGCCATGATCTGGATGGACTCCCGCTCCGAGGAAGAGTGCGAAGACATCCGCCGCAGCGTCGGCGAGGCGACCATCAACAAAAACAACGGCAACCGTGTAGCGCCCTGGTTCATCGACCCTAAGGCGCTGTGGATCAAGAAGCACGAGCCGCACGTCTTCAACGCCACGCACAAGTTCCTGTCGCCTTCGGGCTATTGCACCTACCGGATGTGCGGCAACTTCACGATGAACACCGGCGATGCCGGGCTCGCTTACGCCTACGAATATCGCGAGGAGCGCTGGAACGAGTCTGTCGCCAAGGCGATCGGCATTCCGATGGAGAAGCTCCCGCGGCTCTACCAATCCCATGAAGTGGTGGGCGAGGTGACCAGGCAGGCGGCCGAGGAGACGGGGCTACGTCCCGGCACCATAGTCGCCGCTGGCGGCACAGACATCAGTTCGGCAGCGCTTGGCGTCGGCGTCACCAAAGCCGGCGAGGCCTACTACTCCATGGGCACCGGTTCCAACCTCGGCATCATGATCCCGACCGAGCAAAGCGTCGAGGAATACCGCATCCTGAAATGGCCGCATGTGCTGCCCGGCCTGACGATGTTCGATGGCCCGATGGCTTTCACCGGTGCGTCGCTGAAATGGTTCCGCGACCAGTTCGGCGATGCCGAATTCCGCCTGGCCGAGCGCATGGGTCACAATGTCTTCGATCTGTTCACCGAGCAGGCGAAGCGCGTGCCGGCATGTTCCGACGGTCTGCTTTACTTGCCGTATCTCGGCAACACGCTGTCGCCCAACTGGAACAGCAATGCGTGCGGCAACTTCTTCGGCGTGCGCCCAACGACGACACGGGCGCATTTCATCCGCGCGCTGATCGAGGGCGTCGCCTTCGACCTTTACTCCAACGTCCGCATTGCCAATGCGGCCGGCGTCAAAGTCGACGGTTTGATCCTGAACGGCGGCCCGACGAAGAGCCGGTTCTGGAACCAGATCACCGCCAGCGTGGTGAACCTGCCGTTGAAGACGCCCGACATCGGCGAGGCTGCCCCGATCGGCGACGCCATTCTCGCGGGCGTCGCCGCCGGGATCTACAAATCGCCGACCGAGCCTCTTGCGAGCATCGTTCGCATCAAGGAGACGGTCGATCCCGATCCGAAACTGCACGAGCGTTACCGGGATTTCTTCGAAGTCTGGTCGTCGGTCTATCAGAACCTGCGCGGCGACATGGATCGCCACCGTGCGCTCCTCAACAAATACCATTCGGCGTGA
- a CDS encoding ABC transporter permease has protein sequence MSVLELSTPRVAPFLQGLLRDPIIWLILLIFAVGALTSEYYLTALNIENLMRSIAVIGLLSLGMTVVLLTGRIDLSVAALMIFSVIVGVVVMAEIGPMLGSRWLVRGNTYAGPIVPVILIALATGIAVGALNGIGVAYLKVASFIMTLVSLTALRGFNYMLTNGHPYYLKAPFYSWTGDGKIVGIPVSFVVFVFVLLALIGFVNGSMRGGRFYAIGGNEKAALYAGIKTQRYVVLAYAISGLCAALAGIIFTARLKSVDAPLAAGYELTAIAIAVIGGTALAGGIGSPWRTLLGSIAFAAGLNLLAIWGVGTWYQNLAIGVVLIISVGLSKMSRKKTQA, from the coding sequence ATGAGCGTCCTGGAGCTCTCCACCCCGCGCGTCGCGCCTTTCCTGCAGGGGCTGCTGCGTGATCCCATCATCTGGCTGATCCTGCTGATCTTCGCGGTCGGTGCGCTGACGTCGGAGTATTACCTCACGGCGCTCAACATCGAGAACCTCATGCGCAGCATCGCCGTCATCGGCCTGTTGTCGCTCGGCATGACGGTGGTGCTGCTTACCGGCCGCATCGATCTGTCGGTCGCGGCGCTGATGATCTTCTCGGTCATTGTCGGCGTGGTCGTCATGGCCGAGATCGGCCCAATGCTGGGAAGCCGTTGGCTGGTGCGCGGCAACACCTATGCCGGTCCGATCGTCCCGGTCATTCTGATCGCGCTGGCGACCGGTATCGCGGTCGGCGCGCTCAACGGCATCGGCGTGGCGTATTTGAAGGTCGCGTCCTTCATCATGACTCTGGTGTCGCTGACGGCCTTGCGCGGCTTCAATTATATGCTCACCAATGGCCACCCCTATTATCTCAAGGCGCCGTTCTACAGCTGGACCGGCGATGGCAAGATAGTCGGCATCCCGGTCAGTTTCGTGGTCTTCGTTTTCGTCCTTCTTGCTCTCATTGGCTTCGTAAATGGCAGCATGCGAGGGGGCCGCTTCTACGCCATAGGCGGCAACGAAAAAGCTGCGCTCTATGCCGGCATCAAGACGCAGCGCTACGTGGTGCTGGCCTATGCCATCAGCGGATTGTGCGCCGCTCTTGCCGGCATCATCTTCACCGCGCGGCTGAAGTCGGTCGATGCGCCGCTCGCTGCCGGTTATGAATTGACCGCCATTGCCATTGCTGTCATCGGCGGCACGGCGCTGGCTGGAGGCATCGGATCGCCGTGGCGTACGCTGCTGGGCAGCATTGCGTTTGCCGCCGGCCTCAACCTGCTCGCCATCTGGGGCGTCGGGACCTGGTATCAGAACCTCGCCATCGGCGTTGTTCTCATCATATCGGTCGGCTTGTCGAAGATGAGCCGCAAGAAAACACAAGCGTAG
- a CDS encoding sugar ABC transporter ATP-binding protein has protein sequence MSAPLLEVEAIRKTYPGVIALSDVTFDLKAGEVHALVGENGAGKSTLLSVMNGLVAPDSGEIRIDGQPVVLNDPTVALANRLALVHQELVLCPNLSVAENIFLGREPAGRLGKTRATLNRMAKELLDEIHVSLDPSRAVRELSLNEQQVVEICRALASRPRVLVFDEPTASLNDDQVVHLIAIIRKLKANGLGIVYVSHRLSEVMQISDRVTVLRDGHVVATRDIAGLNEAALVALMVGREHKLGQSAYKERRCGDIALEAKGLGKAEVFDDISLQVRAGEIVGIAGLLGCQREAVVRAIFGDQSIDRGEIRVQGREVRLRSPRDAIAFGIGFMPADRKREGLVLPMSVGDNIGMTILRRFGRLGFMKRRQRNATANGLVRTLAIKTNGLSQLASQLSGGNQQKIVIGKWIARGGDIVIAEDPTRGVDVGAKFEIWRAIQDLAEQGKAILLLTTELQEMMDACDRILVMSRGRVTGHFHRKDFSAEAIAHCFVA, from the coding sequence ATGAGCGCCCCGCTGCTCGAGGTCGAAGCGATCCGCAAGACATATCCTGGTGTCATTGCACTCTCGGACGTGACCTTCGATCTGAAGGCCGGCGAAGTGCATGCTTTGGTCGGCGAGAACGGTGCCGGCAAGTCGACGCTGCTGTCGGTCATGAATGGCCTCGTCGCGCCCGACAGCGGCGAGATCAGGATCGACGGCCAGCCGGTGGTCCTCAACGATCCCACGGTGGCGCTCGCCAACCGGCTGGCACTGGTCCACCAGGAACTGGTGCTATGTCCGAACCTCAGCGTCGCCGAGAATATCTTTCTCGGCCGCGAACCGGCCGGCCGGCTTGGCAAGACGCGCGCTACGCTCAACCGCATGGCGAAGGAGCTGCTCGATGAGATTCATGTCAGCCTTGATCCCTCGCGGGCGGTCCGCGAACTCAGCCTCAACGAGCAGCAGGTCGTCGAGATATGCCGCGCCTTGGCGAGCCGTCCGCGTGTCCTCGTCTTCGACGAGCCGACAGCGTCGCTGAACGACGACCAGGTCGTGCATCTCATCGCCATCATCCGCAAGCTGAAGGCGAACGGTCTCGGCATCGTCTACGTCTCGCACCGGTTGAGCGAGGTAATGCAGATTTCGGATCGCGTTACCGTGCTGCGCGACGGCCATGTCGTCGCCACCAGGGACATCGCCGGCTTGAACGAGGCTGCTCTTGTCGCGTTGATGGTCGGGCGTGAACACAAGCTGGGCCAGTCCGCCTACAAGGAGAGGCGCTGTGGCGACATCGCGCTCGAGGCGAAGGGGCTCGGCAAGGCCGAGGTCTTCGACGATATTTCCCTGCAGGTGCGGGCGGGCGAGATCGTCGGCATCGCCGGATTGCTTGGCTGCCAGCGTGAGGCAGTCGTGCGCGCGATCTTCGGCGACCAGTCTATCGATCGCGGCGAGATCCGCGTTCAGGGACGCGAGGTGCGGCTGCGTTCTCCGCGGGACGCCATTGCCTTCGGCATCGGCTTCATGCCTGCCGATCGCAAACGTGAGGGCCTCGTCCTGCCGATGAGTGTCGGCGACAATATCGGCATGACGATCCTGCGCCGCTTCGGTCGCCTCGGCTTCATGAAGCGCCGGCAAAGAAACGCGACGGCCAACGGCCTGGTGCGCACATTGGCAATCAAGACCAACGGCCTGTCGCAGCTGGCGTCACAACTGTCCGGCGGGAACCAGCAGAAGATCGTCATCGGCAAATGGATCGCACGCGGCGGCGACATCGTGATCGCCGAGGACCCGACCCGCGGCGTCGATGTGGGCGCCAAGTTCGAGATATGGCGCGCCATCCAGGACCTGGCGGAACAGGGCAAGGCAATCCTGCTGCTGACCACGGAACTGCAGGAGATGATGGATGCCTGCGACCGCATCCTCGTCATGAGCCGCGGTCGGGTGACCGGACATTTTCACCGCAAGGACTTCTCCGCGGAAGCAATCGCGCATTGCTTCGTGGCCTGA